One uncultured Gellertiella sp. genomic window carries:
- a CDS encoding sarcosine oxidase subunit delta produces the protein MASLIPCPHCGMRPKEEFSIRGDASPKRPAPSAPVEAFQAYVFLRDNPKGRTREYWHHAFGCRRWLVVERDTMSHEVYAVRDAAQLSSPEAAE, from the coding sequence ATGGCAAGCCTGATCCCCTGTCCCCATTGCGGCATGCGGCCGAAAGAGGAATTTTCCATTCGCGGCGATGCGAGCCCGAAGCGGCCGGCACCGTCCGCACCGGTCGAGGCCTTCCAGGCCTATGTGTTCCTGCGCGACAATCCGAAGGGCCGCACCCGCGAATACTGGCACCATGCCTTTGGCTGCAGGCGCTGGCTGGTGGTGGAGCGCGATACGATGAGCCACGAGGTATATGCGGTTCGTGATGCCGCGCAGCTCTCCAGCCCGGAGGCTGCCGAATGA
- a CDS encoding sarcosine oxidase subunit gamma family protein produces MNGPFSPRHPLDGAVSAGGSRHVNHVAILPQPLVLSIRTLPKQDHAVAMAIDLWREKSLRRAGPGEWWLVQERMDLSVLADLVTALKGQALVTDQSSARAVLRLSGPDCRAILAKCVAIDLHPDVFLPGQSASLMVCHVAGHLARLGADLFEISLPRSFALFAFEGLMEMGLEYGLTAGFAT; encoded by the coding sequence ATGAATGGTCCCTTTTCCCCCCGCCATCCGCTGGATGGGGCGGTCTCCGCCGGCGGCAGCCGCCATGTCAATCACGTCGCGATCCTGCCGCAACCGCTGGTGCTGTCGATCAGGACCCTGCCGAAACAGGATCATGCCGTCGCCATGGCCATCGACCTCTGGCGCGAGAAGAGCCTGCGGCGGGCGGGTCCCGGCGAATGGTGGCTGGTGCAGGAGCGGATGGACCTGTCGGTGCTTGCCGATCTCGTGACGGCGCTCAAGGGGCAGGCGCTGGTGACCGACCAGAGCAGCGCCCGGGCGGTGCTGCGGCTGTCCGGGCCGGATTGCCGGGCGATCCTGGCCAAATGCGTCGCCATCGATCTCCATCCCGATGTCTTTCTTCCCGGCCAGTCCGCCAGCCTGATGGTCTGCCATGTCGCGGGACATCTGGCCCGGCTCGGGGCGGATCTGTTCGAGATTTCGCTGCCCCGTTCCTTCGCGCTTTTTGCCTTCGAGGGGCTGATGGAAATGGGGCTGGAATACGGTTTGACTGCCGGATTTGCGACCTGA
- a CDS encoding sarcosine oxidase subunit beta family protein produces the protein MRYSALSILRNAFSGNRDWTPAWRQPEPKPHYDVVIVGGGGHGLATAYYLAKEFGITNVAVLEKSYVGSGNVGRNTTIIRSNYILEGNEPFYEFSLKLWEGLEQDFNFNAMVSQRGILNLFHDDAGRDHYARRGNSMMIHGVEAALLNRSQVKDLVPFLNYDHARFPVMGALFQKRAGTVRHDAVAWGYARGADMRGVDIIQNCEVTGIRRENGVVTGVETTRGFIGCGKLALAAAGNTTTVARMADLRLPIESHVLQAFVSEGLKPAIHHVITYGGGHFYISQSDKGGLVFGASLDFYASYAQRGNLASVEETIAEGVSLIPGLSRARVLRSWGGVMDMSMDGSPIIDRTAIDNLYLNCGWCYGGFKATPASGFCFAHLIARGTSHEVSRFMRLDRFERGYAIDESGKGPQPNLH, from the coding sequence ATGCGTTATTCTGCCCTTTCGATCCTGCGCAACGCGTTTTCGGGCAACCGGGACTGGACGCCCGCCTGGCGGCAGCCGGAGCCGAAACCGCATTATGATGTGGTGATCGTCGGCGGTGGCGGGCACGGGCTGGCAACCGCCTATTATCTTGCGAAGGAATTCGGCATCACCAATGTCGCGGTGCTGGAGAAATCCTATGTCGGCTCGGGCAATGTCGGGCGCAACACCACCATCATCCGTTCCAACTACATTCTGGAGGGCAACGAGCCTTTCTACGAATTCTCGCTGAAGCTCTGGGAAGGGCTGGAGCAGGATTTCAACTTCAATGCCATGGTCTCGCAGCGCGGCATCCTCAACCTCTTTCACGACGATGCCGGGCGCGACCATTATGCCCGGCGCGGCAACTCGATGATGATCCATGGCGTCGAGGCGGCACTGCTCAACCGCAGCCAGGTCAAGGATCTCGTGCCGTTCCTGAACTACGACCATGCCCGCTTCCCCGTGATGGGGGCGCTTTTCCAGAAGCGGGCAGGGACGGTGCGCCACGATGCGGTCGCCTGGGGCTATGCGCGCGGGGCCGACATGCGCGGCGTCGACATCATCCAGAATTGCGAGGTCACCGGCATCCGCCGCGAAAACGGCGTGGTCACCGGCGTCGAGACGACACGCGGCTTCATCGGCTGCGGCAAGCTGGCACTGGCGGCGGCGGGAAACACCACCACCGTGGCGCGGATGGCCGATCTCCGCCTGCCGATTGAAAGCCATGTCCTGCAGGCCTTCGTCTCGGAAGGGCTGAAACCGGCGATCCACCACGTCATCACCTATGGCGGCGGGCATTTCTATATCTCGCAATCGGACAAGGGCGGGCTGGTCTTCGGTGCCAGCCTCGATTTCTACGCCTCCTACGCCCAGCGCGGCAATCTGGCCTCCGTCGAGGAAACCATAGCCGAAGGCGTGTCGCTGATCCCCGGCCTGTCGCGGGCGAGGGTGCTGCGCAGCTGGGGCGGGGTGATGGACATGTCGATGGATGGTTCGCCGATCATCGACCGCACCGCCATCGACAATCTCTACCTGAACTGCGGCTGGTGCTATGGCGGCTTCAAGGCGACGCCAGCCTCCGGCTTCTGCTTTGCCCATCTGATCGCCCGTGGCACGAGCCACGAGGTCAGCCGTTTCATGCGCCTCGACCGCTTCGAGCGCGGCTATGCAATCGACGAGTCCGGCAAGGGCCCGCAGCCGAACCTTCACTGA
- a CDS encoding branched-chain amino acid ABC transporter permease LivH (LivHMGF is the membrane component of the LIV-I/LS branched-chain amino acid transporter) codes for MEYFVQQLVNGLTLGSIYGLVAIGYTMVYGIIGMVNFAHGDIFMLGAFAALIVFLVLSPIIGFTGVAVLVLLLAMLVVAMFMTSLWNWTIERVAYRPLRGSFRLAPLITAIGMSIFLSNFIQVTQGPRNKPIPGLVKDVFTIEGISLSLKQIIIMLVTAVLLAIFWYIVNHTPLGRAQRATEQDRKMAALLGIDVDRTISITFIMGAALAAVAGAMYLIYYGVVSYNDGFVPGVKAFTAAVLGGIGSLPGAVLGGILIGLIESLWSAYFTIAYKDVATFAILAFVLIFKPSGLLGRPEVEKV; via the coding sequence ATGGAGTATTTCGTCCAGCAGCTCGTTAACGGGCTGACTCTTGGGTCGATCTATGGCCTTGTCGCCATCGGTTACACGATGGTCTACGGCATCATCGGCATGGTGAATTTCGCGCATGGCGACATTTTCATGCTCGGGGCCTTCGCGGCACTGATCGTCTTTCTGGTCCTTTCACCCATCATCGGCTTTACCGGCGTCGCGGTTCTCGTGCTGCTGCTGGCCATGCTCGTGGTGGCGATGTTCATGACCAGCCTGTGGAACTGGACCATCGAGCGGGTCGCCTACCGGCCCTTGCGCGGTTCGTTCCGCCTCGCGCCGCTGATCACCGCCATCGGCATGTCGATCTTCCTGTCGAACTTCATCCAGGTCACCCAGGGCCCGCGCAACAAGCCGATCCCCGGGCTGGTCAAGGATGTCTTCACCATCGAGGGCATCTCGCTGTCGCTGAAGCAGATCATCATCATGCTGGTAACGGCCGTCTTGCTGGCAATCTTCTGGTACATCGTCAACCACACGCCGCTCGGTCGCGCCCAGCGCGCCACCGAACAGGACCGCAAAATGGCAGCCCTGCTCGGCATCGACGTCGACCGGACCATCTCGATCACCTTCATCATGGGGGCAGCGCTGGCGGCGGTCGCAGGCGCCATGTACCTGATCTATTACGGCGTGGTCTCCTACAATGATGGCTTCGTGCCAGGGGTCAAGGCCTTCACGGCGGCTGTTCTTGGCGGCATCGGCTCGCTGCCGGGCGCCGTGCTCGGCGGTATCCTGATCGGGCTCATCGAATCCCTGTGGTCCGCCTATTTCACCATCGCCTACAAGGATGTCGCGACATTCGCGATCCTTGCATTCGTGCTGATTTTCAAGCCGTCGGGTCTTCTGGGCCGACCGGAAGTCGAAAAGGTCTGA
- the cysQ gene encoding 3'(2'),5'-bisphosphate nucleotidase CysQ, protein MRKRLEQAALEAGNRILAVAAAGHGVRIKPDQSPVTEADDQAESIILEHLGRHFPDIPVVAEEDYAAGRTLAFTSTRFFLVDALDGTKEFIAGKPDYTVNIALIDNGLPVAGVVHAPAYRRLYSAEADVAQSVSIDVRGEIGERADISTRPPQTPLIAIASRSHNSPETGSYLSGLGTDCFQSIGSSLKFCMLAEGQADVYPRFSRTMQWDTAAGDAVLRAAGGVTLELDGRPLLYGERHEGPDLGYANPYFVAWGRLPHQFKAR, encoded by the coding sequence ATGCGAAAAAGGCTGGAACAGGCGGCCCTCGAAGCCGGAAACCGCATTCTTGCCGTAGCCGCCGCAGGCCATGGCGTAAGGATCAAGCCCGACCAGTCCCCCGTCACCGAGGCGGACGATCAGGCCGAATCGATCATCCTTGAGCATCTCGGCAGGCATTTTCCCGACATCCCCGTCGTGGCCGAGGAGGATTATGCGGCGGGCCGGACACTCGCCTTCACCTCGACGCGATTCTTTCTGGTCGACGCGCTTGACGGCACCAAGGAATTCATCGCCGGCAAGCCGGATTACACCGTCAACATCGCCCTGATCGACAATGGCCTGCCGGTCGCGGGCGTTGTCCATGCGCCCGCCTATCGGCGGCTCTATTCGGCGGAGGCAGACGTCGCGCAATCCGTCAGCATCGATGTGCGGGGCGAGATCGGGGAGCGGGCAGACATATCGACCCGCCCGCCGCAGACGCCGCTGATTGCCATTGCCAGCCGCTCGCACAACAGCCCGGAGACCGGCTCCTATCTGAGCGGCCTCGGCACCGATTGCTTTCAGTCCATTGGCTCTTCGCTGAAATTCTGCATGCTGGCCGAAGGCCAGGCAGACGTCTATCCGCGCTTCAGCCGCACCATGCAATGGGATACGGCGGCAGGCGACGCGGTTCTGCGGGCCGCAGGCGGCGTCACCCTCGAGCTCGACGGCCGCCCCCTGCTATACGGCGAGAGGCATGAGGGCCCGGACCTCGGCTATGCCAATCCCTATTTCGTCGCCTGGGGAAGGCTGCCGCACCAGTTCAAGGCGCGATAA
- a CDS encoding FAD-dependent oxidoreductase — translation MKSHARVVVIGGGVVGCSVLYHLTKFGWKDVVLLERSELTSGSTWHAAGGMHTINGDPNVAKLQKYTVELYKEIEAQSGQDIGLHLTSGLMLAATPERFDWLKSILAKGRYNGLEAELLTPQEAHRLMPLLDPDQFVGALYDPVEGHLDPYGTTHAYAKSAKLNGGEIHLHTKVEDLQQREDGTWLVVTDKGNIIAEHVVNAAGLWAREVGRMVGLELPVLAMEHMYLITEDMPEVAEFNKSSGKELMHCVDFDGEIYLRQERGGMLMGTYEKACRPWSPITTPWNFGHELLAEDIERITPELEVGFRHFPAFNRAGIKKVINGPFTFSPDGNPLVGPVRGLKNFWSACAVMAGFSQGGGVGLALANWMIEGDPGFDVFAMDVSRYGDYATLGYTNAKVRENYSRRFSIRYPNEELPGARPLLTTPIYDRLKAEGAIFGASYGLEAPLWFAPQGVTDRFSWRRSNDFGAVAAETMAVRNSVGLMETSGFAKYAVTGPGAEAWLDRMLTPRIPASGRMTLAPMLKEDGKLIGDFTLAKLGEGDFLVIGSGIAEDFHMRWFESHLPDDGSVTLEALNLRLTGLAIAGPNARRLMEKLTHLDMSNEAFPFMAIRRMDLGMAKAIVGRVSYTGDLGYEIWMKPEYQRYVFDLLMEAGAEFDIRLFGLRALNALRLEKAYGSWSREYRPLYGPFEAGLGAFVALKKPADFIGRQAAAEEKASGGSFRLCTFILDARDADVIGDEPIYHKGEVRGWVTSGGFAHGSGVSVALGYVPKDIAGETDGFEIELLGERLKARLQPVPLFDGNGARMRG, via the coding sequence ATGAAAAGTCATGCACGGGTCGTGGTCATCGGTGGCGGCGTGGTCGGGTGCTCCGTCCTCTATCACCTCACCAAATTCGGCTGGAAGGACGTCGTCCTGCTGGAGCGTTCCGAGCTGACCTCCGGCTCCACCTGGCATGCCGCCGGTGGCATGCACACCATCAATGGCGATCCGAATGTCGCCAAGCTGCAAAAATATACGGTTGAGCTCTACAAGGAGATCGAGGCGCAATCGGGCCAGGATATCGGCTTGCATCTCACCTCCGGGCTGATGCTGGCGGCAACGCCCGAGCGCTTCGACTGGCTGAAGTCGATCCTCGCCAAGGGCCGCTATAACGGGCTCGAGGCAGAACTGCTGACCCCGCAGGAAGCCCACAGGCTGATGCCGCTTCTCGATCCCGACCAGTTCGTCGGGGCTCTCTATGATCCTGTCGAAGGCCATCTCGACCCCTATGGCACCACCCATGCCTATGCCAAGTCGGCAAAGCTGAATGGCGGCGAGATCCATCTCCACACCAAGGTGGAAGACCTGCAGCAGCGCGAGGACGGCACCTGGCTCGTCGTCACCGACAAGGGCAACATCATTGCGGAACATGTGGTCAATGCCGCCGGTCTCTGGGCGCGCGAAGTCGGGCGCATGGTGGGGCTGGAACTGCCGGTGCTGGCGATGGAGCACATGTATCTGATCACCGAGGACATGCCGGAGGTCGCCGAATTCAACAAGAGTTCGGGCAAGGAGCTGATGCATTGCGTCGATTTCGACGGCGAGATCTATCTGCGCCAGGAACGCGGCGGCATGCTGATGGGCACCTATGAAAAGGCCTGCCGTCCGTGGTCGCCGATCACCACGCCGTGGAATTTCGGCCATGAGCTGCTGGCCGAGGACATCGAGCGGATCACGCCCGAACTGGAAGTCGGCTTCCGCCACTTCCCGGCCTTCAACAGGGCGGGCATCAAGAAGGTGATCAACGGCCCCTTCACCTTCTCGCCGGATGGCAATCCGCTGGTCGGGCCGGTCCGGGGCCTGAAGAATTTCTGGTCGGCCTGCGCGGTGATGGCCGGGTTCAGCCAGGGCGGCGGCGTCGGTCTGGCGCTTGCCAACTGGATGATCGAGGGCGATCCCGGTTTCGACGTCTTCGCCATGGATGTCTCGCGTTACGGCGACTATGCGACGCTTGGCTATACCAATGCCAAGGTGCGCGAAAACTATTCCCGCCGCTTCTCGATCCGCTATCCGAACGAGGAACTGCCGGGCGCACGGCCGTTGCTGACCACGCCGATCTATGACCGGCTGAAGGCGGAAGGGGCGATTTTCGGAGCCTCCTACGGGCTGGAAGCGCCGCTGTGGTTTGCGCCGCAGGGCGTCACCGACCGGTTTTCCTGGCGTCGTTCCAACGATTTCGGGGCGGTGGCAGCCGAAACCATGGCGGTGCGCAACAGCGTCGGCCTGATGGAAACCTCGGGCTTTGCCAAATATGCGGTGACCGGTCCGGGGGCCGAGGCCTGGCTCGACCGGATGCTGACCCCGCGCATTCCGGCTTCCGGCCGCATGACGCTGGCACCGATGCTGAAGGAGGATGGCAAGCTGATCGGCGACTTCACGCTGGCCAAGCTCGGGGAGGGGGATTTCCTCGTCATCGGCTCCGGCATTGCCGAAGATTTCCACATGCGCTGGTTCGAAAGCCATCTGCCTGATGATGGCTCGGTGACGCTCGAGGCGCTGAACCTGCGGCTGACGGGCCTTGCCATTGCCGGGCCGAATGCCCGCCGACTGATGGAAAAGCTGACCCATCTCGACATGTCGAACGAGGCCTTCCCCTTCATGGCGATCCGCCGGATGGATCTCGGCATGGCAAAGGCGATCGTCGGGCGCGTCTCCTATACCGGCGATCTCGGCTATGAAATCTGGATGAAGCCGGAATACCAGCGTTACGTCTTCGACCTGCTGATGGAGGCGGGTGCCGAATTCGATATCCGGCTGTTCGGTTTGAGGGCACTGAACGCGCTGCGGCTGGAAAAGGCCTATGGCAGCTGGTCGCGCGAATACCGCCCGCTCTATGGCCCGTTCGAAGCGGGGCTCGGGGCCTTCGTGGCGCTGAAGAAGCCTGCCGACTTCATCGGCAGGCAGGCGGCCGCAGAGGAAAAGGCCTCGGGCGGCAGCTTCAGGCTCTGCACCTTCATCCTCGACGCCCGCGATGCAGATGTGATCGGTGACGAGCCGATCTACCACAAGGGCGAGGTCAGGGGCTGGGTGACGTCAGGCGGCTTTGCCCATGGCAGCGGCGTCTCCGTGGCGCTCGGTTACGTGCCGAAGGACATTGCCGGCGAAACCGACGGCTTTGAAATCGAACTGCTCGGCGAACGGCTGAAGGCGCGGTTGCAGCCGGTGCCGCTGTTTGACGGCAATGGTGCCCGGATGCGCGGCTGA
- a CDS encoding DUF2793 domain-containing protein: MSDLTPNLLLPYIVPDQAQKHVTHNESLQHLDALCQLVLIDQLTAPPASPAEGACYAIAANATAAWTGLSGKVAQFIDGDWVYLQPRAGWLAWMVAQSALHWFDGTAWQQAPGAANSSFQTVGINATADTTNRLALASPASLFNHVGAGHQLKVNRAADAATGSVLFQTGFSGRAEFGMLGDSNFSLKVSPNGTTWKTALAIDSAGVPRFSGKPVCRTSLNAAALSPAAASFTGFQLLAINQGGFALGAAVSPGTGSRLVVPASGFYQISVNGVALSSAGHTMTLLQNGTTALGTLRGTASTINASLGFTTFATLAAGDTLHFQHAGTAQIDFGPGKTELMLALL; encoded by the coding sequence ATGAGCGATCTCACCCCCAATCTGCTGCTTCCCTATATCGTGCCCGATCAGGCGCAGAAGCATGTCACCCATAATGAAAGCCTCCAGCATCTCGATGCGCTCTGCCAGCTGGTGCTGATCGACCAGCTGACGGCCCCGCCGGCCAGCCCGGCGGAAGGGGCCTGCTACGCCATCGCTGCCAATGCCACGGCGGCCTGGACGGGCCTTTCCGGCAAGGTCGCCCAGTTCATCGATGGCGACTGGGTCTATCTCCAGCCACGCGCAGGCTGGCTCGCCTGGATGGTGGCGCAATCCGCCCTGCACTGGTTCGACGGCACGGCCTGGCAACAGGCACCGGGTGCTGCCAACAGCAGTTTCCAGACCGTCGGCATCAATGCCACCGCCGACACCACCAACCGGCTGGCGCTCGCCTCCCCCGCAAGCCTGTTCAACCATGTCGGGGCCGGGCACCAGCTGAAGGTCAACAGGGCGGCCGATGCGGCCACCGGATCGGTGCTGTTCCAGACCGGCTTTTCCGGGCGAGCCGAATTCGGCATGCTGGGCGACAGCAATTTCTCGCTGAAGGTTTCGCCCAATGGCACCACCTGGAAAACGGCGCTCGCCATCGACAGCGCCGGGGTGCCGCGCTTTTCCGGCAAACCGGTCTGCCGGACGTCCCTGAATGCCGCTGCCCTTTCACCTGCTGCGGCAAGCTTTACCGGCTTTCAGCTGCTGGCCATCAACCAGGGCGGATTTGCACTCGGCGCAGCCGTCAGCCCCGGCACCGGCTCACGCCTTGTGGTGCCCGCCAGCGGCTTTTACCAGATCAGCGTCAACGGCGTGGCGCTGTCGTCGGCAGGCCATACGATGACCCTCCTGCAAAATGGCACCACCGCCCTCGGCACCCTGCGCGGCACCGCTTCAACCATCAACGCCTCGCTGGGGTTCACCACCTTCGCGACGCTTGCTGCCGGTGACACCCTGCATTTCCAGCACGCAGGCACCGCCCAAATCGATTTCGGCCCCGGAAAGACAGAACTGATGCTTGCACTGCTGTGA
- a CDS encoding sarcosine oxidase subunit alpha family protein, whose amino-acid sequence MSAHRLTTGGIVDRGRPLSFHFDGQKLEGFEGDTLASALIANDRLLVGRSFKYHRPRGVLTAGSAEPNALVTIGAGARSEPNTRATVAELYQGLEARSQNRWPSLDHDIGALNSLLSPFLGAGFYYKTFMWPKAFWEKLYEPFIRKAAGLGILPMQADPDRYEKAWAHCDLLIVGAGPAGLMAALTAGRAGLRVILADEDFAPGGALLASRAGICGESAQGFVLKTIDELESLANVTLMPRTTVFGWYDDMVVGAVERVQKHLALPSHEKPVERLWRIVARHAILATGAIERPLVFGGNDRPGIMISGAASTYLNRFGVSPGSRVAVFTNGGSGYRTAHDLKANGIEVAAVIDTRPETADLAPDGVRTILNGAIVDTSGRKRLAGVVMERSGYEEEIACDALAISGGWSPVIHLACQRGARPVWSQARQAFLAPEQDPRLTLAGSATGLETLADVLADGQAKAEAVLAKLERSAPGVALPEVEDGAFSSHQPVWYVGGARSKAFVDFQNDVHVKDLALAEREAYAHIELSKRYTTSGMATDQGKIANVNATGILAAMRGVNPGEVGMTTFRPFYTPVSMGAIAGPERNEHGRPVRRSPLHGWAERNGATFVEAGLWYRSSCFARDGEKTWREACAREVLTVRSKAGLCDVSTLGKIEVIGPDAAEFLNRLYCNPMLKLPVGRARYGLMLREDGMIFDDGTVSRLGEAHFYLTTTTAMAGEVMAHMEFFHQAQWPDLDVAFVSVSDQWAQMAIAGPKARAILCEVVDADLSDEAFPHLAAREILLKGGLAARLFRISFSGELAYELAVPAAFGEAVADLLMQEGAEHGICAYGLEALNVLRIEKGHVTHAELNGTVTPDDAGFGKMMGMQKLDFVGKKLSGRFGLTAADRLQLVGLKPLDAKNDIRPGAHLLKEGAKPSMANDQGHVTSGCRSPVLGHPVALALMKSGRERIGETVIVFDRLRGDEFPALVCSPVFVDPGNDKLRGEASPPPAGQVQKEGAR is encoded by the coding sequence ATGAGCGCCCATCGCCTGACCACCGGCGGGATCGTGGATCGCGGCCGTCCGCTGTCCTTTCACTTCGACGGACAGAAGCTGGAAGGCTTTGAAGGTGACACGCTGGCCTCGGCTCTCATCGCCAATGACCGGCTGCTGGTCGGTCGCTCCTTCAAGTATCACCGTCCGCGCGGCGTGCTGACGGCGGGTTCCGCCGAGCCGAATGCGCTCGTCACCATCGGCGCGGGAGCGCGCAGCGAGCCGAACACACGGGCGACGGTTGCCGAGCTTTACCAGGGGCTCGAGGCCCGCAGCCAGAACCGCTGGCCGTCGCTCGACCACGATATCGGAGCCTTGAACAGCCTGCTCTCGCCCTTCCTCGGTGCGGGCTTCTACTACAAGACCTTCATGTGGCCGAAGGCCTTCTGGGAAAAGCTCTATGAGCCCTTCATCCGCAAGGCCGCAGGCCTCGGCATCTTGCCGATGCAGGCCGATCCCGACCGTTATGAAAAGGCCTGGGCGCATTGCGACCTGCTGATTGTCGGGGCGGGGCCTGCCGGACTGATGGCGGCGCTGACGGCAGGGCGGGCGGGCTTGCGGGTCATCCTCGCCGACGAGGATTTCGCCCCCGGCGGGGCGCTGCTCGCATCGCGTGCCGGGATCTGTGGCGAGAGCGCACAGGGCTTCGTGCTCAAGACAATTGATGAACTCGAAAGCCTTGCCAATGTCACCCTGATGCCGCGCACCACGGTGTTCGGCTGGTATGACGACATGGTGGTCGGCGCGGTTGAAAGGGTGCAGAAGCATCTGGCGCTGCCGAGCCATGAAAAGCCCGTCGAGCGGCTGTGGCGGATCGTTGCCCGCCACGCGATCCTTGCCACCGGCGCCATCGAGCGGCCACTGGTGTTCGGCGGCAATGACCGGCCGGGAATCATGATTTCAGGGGCGGCAAGCACCTACCTCAACCGGTTCGGCGTGTCGCCCGGCAGCCGCGTTGCGGTCTTCACCAATGGCGGCAGCGGCTATCGCACGGCTCACGATCTCAAGGCCAATGGCATCGAGGTTGCCGCCGTGATCGACACCCGGCCGGAGACCGCGGATCTTGCGCCGGACGGGGTGCGCACCATCCTCAACGGGGCGATTGTCGACACCTCGGGCAGGAAGCGGCTTGCAGGCGTGGTGATGGAGAGGTCGGGCTATGAGGAAGAGATCGCCTGCGATGCGCTGGCGATTTCCGGCGGCTGGTCTCCGGTCATCCACCTTGCCTGCCAGCGTGGTGCCCGCCCGGTCTGGTCGCAGGCCCGCCAGGCATTCCTGGCACCCGAACAGGATCCCCGCCTGACGCTTGCGGGATCGGCCACCGGCCTTGAAACCCTTGCCGACGTGCTGGCCGATGGTCAGGCGAAGGCCGAAGCGGTGCTGGCAAAGCTCGAAAGATCGGCACCCGGCGTGGCGCTGCCCGAGGTGGAGGACGGGGCGTTCAGCAGCCATCAGCCGGTCTGGTATGTCGGCGGCGCGCGCTCCAAGGCCTTTGTCGATTTCCAGAACGATGTGCATGTCAAGGATCTGGCGCTGGCCGAGCGGGAGGCCTATGCGCATATCGAGCTTTCCAAACGCTACACGACTTCAGGCATGGCGACGGACCAGGGCAAGATTGCCAATGTCAATGCCACCGGCATCCTGGCCGCGATGCGCGGGGTCAATCCCGGCGAGGTCGGCATGACCACGTTCCGGCCCTTCTACACGCCGGTTTCGATGGGCGCGATCGCCGGGCCGGAGCGCAACGAGCATGGCCGTCCTGTCAGGCGCTCGCCGCTGCATGGCTGGGCGGAGCGCAACGGGGCGACCTTCGTCGAGGCCGGGCTCTGGTATCGCTCCTCCTGTTTCGCCCGGGACGGCGAGAAGACCTGGCGCGAGGCCTGCGCCCGCGAGGTGCTGACCGTCCGCTCGAAGGCCGGTCTCTGCGATGTCTCGACGCTCGGCAAGATCGAGGTCATCGGCCCCGATGCCGCCGAGTTCCTGAACCGGCTCTATTGCAACCCGATGCTGAAACTGCCGGTCGGGCGGGCCCGCTACGGGCTGATGCTGCGCGAGGACGGGATGATCTTCGACGACGGCACCGTCAGCCGTCTCGGCGAGGCGCACTTCTACCTGACCACCACCACCGCCATGGCGGGCGAGGTGATGGCGCATATGGAATTCTTCCATCAGGCGCAATGGCCGGATCTCGATGTCGCCTTCGTCTCGGTTTCCGACCAATGGGCGCAGATGGCAATTGCCGGACCGAAGGCGCGGGCGATCTTGTGCGAAGTGGTCGATGCCGACCTGTCGGATGAGGCTTTCCCCCATCTCGCCGCCAGAGAGATCCTGTTGAAGGGCGGGCTCGCCGCGCGGCTGTTCCGCATCTCGTTTTCCGGCGAGCTTGCCTATGAACTGGCGGTGCCCGCCGCCTTCGGCGAGGCGGTTGCCGATCTCCTGATGCAGGAAGGGGCCGAACATGGCATCTGCGCCTACGGGCTGGAGGCGCTGAACGTGCTGCGCATCGAGAAGGGCCATGTGACCCATGCCGAACTCAACGGCACCGTGACGCCCGATGATGCGGGCTTTGGCAAGATGATGGGCATGCAGAAGCTGGATTTCGTCGGCAAGAAACTGTCGGGCCGCTTCGGCCTGACGGCTGCCGACCGGTTGCAACTGGTGGGGCTGAAGCCGCTGGATGCGAAGAATGACATCAGGCCGGGCGCGCATCTGCTGAAGGAGGGGGCAAAGCCCTCGATGGCCAATGATCAGGGCCATGTCACCTCGGGGTGCCGCTCGCCGGTGCTGGGGCATCCGGTTGCGCTGGCGCTGATGAAGTCGGGGCGCGAACGGATCGGCGAAACCGTCATCGTCTTCGACCGGCTGCGCGGCGACGAGTTTCCGGCGCTTGTCTGTTCGCCTGTCTTCGTCGATCCCGGCAACGACAAGCTCAGGGGCGAGGCGTCGCCCCCTCCTGCGGGTCAGGTCCAGAAGGAGGGCGCGCGATGA